The sequence taagttAGGTTTAAGTAAGTGATGAATATAAGCCGTCCAATACGTAATAGTGGTTTTATTGTTAATCCTTTATCAAGTGTCTGAAGAAACAGTATTTCATTATGTAAGATGCTTACCTACTGCTGAATGTACCTCCCTCATTAATTTCTAAATAGAAACTCAAGATAAAGAATTCCATGTAAATGTTCTGGCTTTAACTTCTATTTGCTGGACTTCTCAATAGGCATTCTCAAATTCATTTAGAGGTAGTATGTACTTGGTGAAAGATCTTTGACCTGTTTGGTCCTGTCTGAATAATTATACCAATTCCTCTTTAAGAATTATCTCACATTTTGGTTCTTTGAATTTTCTGAATGATGATCCTTCAGGTTATCTTTCTGTTTTAGATATGCAAAACGTTCCATATGGATTCCTTATAGATCTATCATGCATCATTCATGCATGCAATGCAGAACTGctatcatacaaaaaataatgtttgtggcTCCTGGAAAGGGTGGTAAATATTAAAGGCATGAATGACCTCCacagtaaaaacacaaaattgacaagatattacttttatttagtaCCTTCAGATTGTTTTAGCCTTATATATTGACTTGTAGTCATTACACTAATATAGTGTacttaaaagcaaaataaatatctatttatgAATTTACTATACCAGTTTCAAATATCTAATTATAAAACTTAAGGTATAAAGTCAGGAGATTCAAATGATCTCCATGTATTTACTGTATTTCAGTTCTTTTAAACTagcaataattaatttgttctaCAAATTGATCAGAATCTGTTCAGTTAAAGTCATTAGGTACTTGAAATAACCTTATAATATAGTTTTACGTTATCAttactgaaacaaaaacattaacacTATTGGTGGTGCCCAAACCTAACACTAGCATTGAGTATTTTAAACTTAACAGTAAtacacattaatatttaatactatagattatttacaagaatataaacaaatataggtaCGTAGTCGTGAATGGGTACGATCAAAATGATCGTGTCAGTTGACATGTTTTTGCGATGCCCAACTTGATCCGCTCCTCAATCGATGCTTGCGTTATAATCAATAACGTCTACCATGCTGTAACTTCGTCCCGTTCAAAGTTTTGCGTCGCATAAACAAGCCATCAGATCGGTACAGCTCAGTACAACTACTGAAAATGCATAACAGTACAACATCACTGTGCACAGTCAATTCTCACGAGATTTCTCTCAGGTCACGATACTTCAAGTATCGAAGCTATCTTTTCGAACATTTTTATCTAAACTAACGTTAGAGTAGCACTGGTCTATGTTGCCATTATCGTCTTTGATGAGAGATTCGAAGATTGAGATAAGGTTATTCAGTCCGATGAGGTATCCGTCTTCGTGGTTGCCAACTTTCCAGACAGAGTTGTGGTCTATGCTGGCGTTTTCTGGTACGGGGACAGTCTTGGCGAAGTCGATCATCCAGATGGAAGCCCTCCTTTTGTCGTGGACGAAGAGTAAGGAGCTGCCGATCAACTCGTGAGATCTGAAGAACGGTGATTCTTTAAGCGTATCCCTGATGCTCTTCAGTCTTTCTAAGTATCTCGGCTGTAAAAGATAGAAAGGTAGGTTAAAGCAATGTGAATCTCAATATTAAGTTgggttagaaaataatttaagaatacTGTTTAAAACACTAAGGTAATTAAGATTatcgttattttaatgtattttcatcTCAATTGAACGATAGAAATCTaggaatatgaatatttttgagaatatctaaaaaagattttatgaaacttaCCGCAGCATTAGAAAAGTTGCTCGTGAAATCTTTGAAAGCTTCAACAATTTGTTCCCTAGTCTTAGTAGTCTTAAAGTCTTTGGAGCTGGTGCCATCAGCTTTCTTAACACCATCTATCCTGAAGCCGAGGGTCGCAGTGGAACTGATGGTTTCCCTCCAGATCATGTACCTTGGCTTCGTGACGCCTTTACTCCTGTGCTCTTCATCAGTTGGTGCTTTGGGGTCTATCTGGATCATCTTCTCGTACATGTCCTGGAAAAAAGAGAATGGCATttagaaaattgaattttgCAATAGGTTTATTGGCAGTCACTTATTTGTTATGAAATGCTTTATTAATTGGTTCTTTAGCTTGATTGATTCTTGAAAGGTcaaaagaatttatattttgcaACAGATTTCTTCATGGTAGACTccaaattatttcaaacaacCCTAAATTGCGCAATGACGTCAATCAAATCCAAGACACTGTTGTATCATTGACCTTTCGACATTCACTTAATATAATTTCCACTATCCTTCCTATAATCTATTCATAGTCTATTAATTACttgctatttataaatatattgaaacaaCAAGCTTCAAGTAAAAATATCACTTAACGAGTATTATGACTCTgagacttatttttataactggTTTTGCTTACAACATAATTATGATTGTACATGTTTAGTTCCATATCATTGACGTAGAGACTGGTAATTAAGACAAGTTTATCAATGCGTACACATTCTCTGACATTGTCGGATAAGCAATGAACTCTATTAAGTGATATTATGGAGGTCGATAGAATATCGTTCCTACACTTTCTATGTAGATGATTTTTCCTTATGATTTTTTTGCGTCGCGAATATTGAGAGTACTTTTTTATGTCCCGTCattcttgtttttttctttatacttCCCTACTATAATATTGAAACTGTTAGatccaaaaatatattctgaCTATCATCAACTTTTTTTTACGCAACCAGAAATGAAAGCAGCAAACAGCATGAATCTTAAAAAAGATTGTACATTGAAAATTGATTAAACCGAATCAATAGTCAGCAAAAACATCGCGCGTCACAATGACGTAGTGATCTCAAAGAATAAAGAGCACGTTTGTGAGTCTGTACGTGATGTAGTTAACGTGAACGGTTTAATGCGAACAGATATGTAACTGCAGTGTAATGTTGTTGACGCACTGATGCAGAAACATGTGCTAAAATTTATATTGTACGTTTTAAGTAAAGGATGCACTGGCAATGGCAAGGGCTATAATTTCATCATTGGCAGCCTGAGGAAGTATAACACTTTTGTACCTTTCACTAGTAGAGCTATGTACTACACGAAACTgcagctttttttaaattttgcgttatttaaaataactaccaTATTAAAATAGGTTATCAATTTGAGAATATGTCATTCTTATTGAAGGGAAAATTAATGACTTTTGCGTTATACTGCTAAACCAGTCAAGTCTTAATAAAATGGTCAACTTAATGTAACTGTCATCATCGTTCATTGCACTATGTAGCTACATGTTCCGTAAATAACTCATTATGACAGTGCATTAATATTTCCTCTAGTCTAGTCTTCAGGCACGAGGAAAATATGTGATCATTATAAGAAATTGTATCTACAGTTGTATGAACAATTGCAACCCATTTAGATTCTAGAAGTAAAAAACTTGAGGCGATGAATAACAATCTTAGAATCTGCAGAATCATgaaattagatattgtcagCATGAGTTACACTTTCTGCTTTTCCCTTACGACTTAAAGGACTTTAGTCCTTTAAGCCTTCACCTTAGTGAATTCTGCTATTACTTAGGTAATGCTATTACTTGAGGtagaatcaataaataaaatactcactTTTCTTAACTTGGTCTTCTCCTTGGCTTTAGCGAGTTCTTCTTCAAGGTACGTCCTGACTCCAATCTTGCAATCCATGACGCACGGACTGTCGAAATCGCTCAGCAAGTCTTGTAATTGTAAATACACTGTAGAGGAATTGGTTAAGGAAATATTCGATGTACGTCATACAATGAGAAATTTGAATTCAAACGAAAGTTTGGTCATTAATCATTTGAGCAATGATgtattttgaatacaatttgaataaaattgtgtaataaatctatgtttcaaaataaacatagcgtatctttactttttttgttgcagtaatatattttttgtttgcaattgGCGATGAAAGCTCAAAAGGCATATTTCAATGCTAGAAAGTTAGTGTCGAAATATTTgttcagttatttttgtatttcattattGTAAAAAAGGATACATTCTCCGTCTTCGCAAGTGACTTGTCCTTTGTATTCAGGTACGAATGGCCGAAGAACGTCTTTCATAAGCAACtggaaattaagaaaaaaacaaacgttAGAAATAAGTTCAATAACCTCGACGATGTTTAAGATAACATTTAAATCATACATGTAACAAATATCAGACATGACGTGTATGATGAATGAAATTACGTATTAAATAGCAAAAATGCAGTCATAgctaaataagaaataatagaAAGCACGAGCTAAAGATTTATTATAACTGAGAACATTATCTAATCTTCAAGCTTCTTTAAAAGGTCAACAAAAGTGTTAACAATAACATAGTAAAAACAGGCGCCAATTTTTAGCACGTGCAGGCTAAACATGAAGACAAGTGATAAATAAAAGTCGGAGTAAAATTGCGTAAGAAAGAATAAATAGGGAATAAAGTTAACTTCACAGTTGCTGAAGAAAAATATCTAGCATTTGACATTGAAAAAGGAAATTCTAATGCAAAGTTTATTGTCCATAACCAGTAGGTACAGTAAGACAAAATTCAAATTGTAATGACGCGCGATTTACAATCGtacgttatttttatgtaacgcCCGCATAGTGCCGtatgttttattcaaactttAGAAGCATAATGCGCGTCAAACGCCTGTCGTCAAAACTCtgttcaaacaatattttcctTTGTGACGTATTTAAGTTACATTGTGGTTTTAGCAGGTTTCAAAACCACGTGAAAATATTCcatgaaaaacattatttaaattacactttattatactttttacgCAACTACTTGAAACTTTATACCTACGTGTTTTGTTACTCGTAAGACGGGGTCATTATCTGTCCGAATGTTATCTACAAAGAAATTCGCACGTCCTTAATTGTCATTGCTTACATTAGGAAGTCGGTATGACGTCAAACCATTGTATCTTTTCAAGTTTGCTTAATTGTTAttaaatctaataataattgTGCCAACGCTACTGTTCGACACTGATAAAAATCATTGCATCAAAATTCTGTTTTATAGCTAGatcagatttaaaataaaagctttttacaCTAACAATTTTCGTGACCCTATAGCTAGTAAACTGCGCATAACACTCctggattttattattaatatcgaCTGGCATTTGCGGTTGCgttaaggaaaaataataaattaataatataacaaaaactcTCAGTCAATACGGGTCATAggatttttgtttcaataaaatatggatTGGAACTTTAATCTGGAAGACTGAAGGTTGATTATTAAATGGAGGAAAATAATGCGCAGAATATATTGCTATCTGTTAAGTAGTTAGTAACAAGAACTTCAGTGTACAGCGAAACATACTATGAAGAAACATTATTGTTAACTAAAGATCCTTCATAGATTGTTTTGTGGATCTATGCAGTGACGTCGTTTGAGGTTGATGACTTCATTGCTTCATTACTTATTGTATCATACTTAGTGGTCAATAAACGTCATTCTAATATAACCTTAATTGCCTCTTGAATGACCCTTAACAATGactgatgaaaattatataaagcttCATTTGACATAAAAATTGATTCACCAAAGCTCGAAGCTTCTATTGATTTGTCACACTTTTTTGTCTCGATGGTTCTAGTACAATCAATTTTATACCCAACGGTTATTGACTTGACGTAACCGCAGAAACTAAAGAAAAAATGCTGATTCACAAATTACTCTCTTAGGtgtataattttcttaaaatcacTTGAATCATTATCTTAAGTAGTAGAAACCGGATAGATCTTGATTTGACCCAAAGAACTTTAActagagtacctacatataattggAATAAGGGATATAATTGAAGCTACGACTCTAAAAAAACAACCTTTGGATATAGCCAAAAAAGCAGTAATAACCAAAAAAGTAGCTAATAGCTACCGCGTCAAATTACCACGTGTTTATGGCAAAACACTTGACCAAACTCTGGTAGTAGTGACTAATGCGCATGCTTCTGAGAACCGAAACTAGTAACACACTTAAGTTAACACTTAAGGTATCATCCTAGCGGATATCCTCATATTAAGTTTTTGTGACCAGGATTCAGCAGAATTTCTTAACTTACTCTTCATGCCATGAATCACCTGAATACGTATGAAATCATCATCAATGAGAAAGATGGTATTTCAAGAGATTTTGTTATGTCAGTAGAATGGATTATCAAACCAATTTGGCAAGGTAAGAGATGCTATGAGGTGTGAAAATGTTACCTAGATAATGACTTAATtcaaatgaacaaaataaagcGTAAGCAAGGTCCTTAACCCCAACAAGGTTACGTAGATATTCAAGTAGTGACTTAATACACCATTTTTTTCGAtcccataaatatttaaatacctacgtaaGAATCCAGAATACAAAATCAAGAGATTCAAATAGGTATTTACCTGAAAACACTTCTCTTCTTGTTGACAAAGTTTCTTCAATATGGTGCCTTGGTCTGGTCCTGCCTTGAAGTTTCCTTGATGACCAGCTAGTTGGATCCAAGGGTACCTCTGCTTCTTGTAGGTTTGGAAGAACGGCGTCCACTGCACTATGTTGCGGAGTTTACGCCATCTTTCCGATTGCTGGAATAGAGAAAGGAAACATTGATTTATCGGTCAAAGTAATTGAATGGTTTTTATAGCCCAACGGTATTGGGTGTTACCAGAATTTGAGAGTAGAAATAatgacaaaagtttttttttatttttaattcagacaacatacataaaagtaatttcCGAATTCTAGAGGAGAAAATAATGACATTAGAACGTTAAAAATTTAAGTCAGACGACATACATAGAAGTAATTTGCTATGGAGACAGTTAAGACCATTAAGCCAGttacagttaaaaaaaatgccgaGTTCATAGAGGACAAATTAACCGATGGACACCAGAAAAACATagaagaaaaaacaacaaatgaaGACAATAGAACTATTAAGAGTGTAAGAAAAACGAATGCTCATGTTGGGCCCCCTATTCAAAGTATTTTTCCCACATTACTTGTTATTGACTGATTTGTTGACGTTATTATATGCAATTATGATTAATCTGTCGCTAGTACGTTTCCTAAGACCTAGTTTTCTAGTCATACATAGTCTAGAATTGAGTAGGCTTGTGTCTGACGTAATGGTGGTTTACGATATTTTTACACTGTGCGATATGCAAGAAAAATGCAGTTTGTGTCGTGAAGTTGTTTTATGGCTGGTTTTGTGATAGCATACCTAAAGGTGCAAATGACCTTGCTAGCTTAGCTACCTTGTATTTTTAAAAGGGTTTTTGATGAGTGGGCTGAAAATTGTTCCTTAGGACATCCTTTGATTTTGTGACAAATAAGATTGAATATTTTAcgattcttataaaaaatagattgcaaatatgattgattgattgattgatatcAGTTTTgatagaaattatttataaggGTAGTATCCTAATTTTCATGTTATGGAAACAGAAGTCCGGaatgtattcaaataaattgcTGATTATGTCGAAGCTAATACGGATAAAGGGTTAagttaattaacaattattagGAAGGATAAACAGGTATCCAATTAGTTGCTGTAAACAAGGATAGGGTTCCTCGTAAcgcaattaaatattaaattaaccacacagataaataaattcatgattCCCTTTAATGAGTGATCTATTGACGTATTTTGTATGCGTAGGTGCTAATATTAGTGCTGTCAATAGGCAGTTCTAGAGATGCCATACTTGAAaagattgaaaatgaaaaatattatataataactgATGAAATCTAAGGGTTGATTGGTTCTAGAATAAATTTTTTGGTCGACCATACTCTCTCATGAAAACTGTTTTTCAAAAGATCAAACGGACAAATTGCAACACTTTAAGGAAAGAAGTTGAAGTgaatatagatatttattaaaatgcagAAACCAAAGTGAAACGTCACGAGTAT is a genomic window of Helicoverpa armigera isolate CAAS_96S chromosome 16, ASM3070526v1, whole genome shotgun sequence containing:
- the Ip3k2 gene encoding inositol-trisphosphate 3-kinase A isoform X1, whose product is MPRVDNRQPAATEDFRRVLREKALNHSLFYLKLSAGVAPEHKRESHAHAPRRSSGSEGARAPPTGRVPRQAQPRVSELLRRFEPGPMQYLRPPRASSPLEDISSSDDDDRAAVRRRSRDLSDDSAVELETRLRRHSHPRDITPPPDTMSPRRERTLIEAHDVELGRRSSEGCEIRGRCVRTPSVVVSDYSDGVVAVGATEEEVNWLRSRSLSADSACSSCSTLSSREDDEFESPTLPKKQSERWRKLRNIVQWTPFFQTYKKQRYPWIQLAGHQGNFKAGPDQGTILKKLCQQEEKCFQLLMKDVLRPFVPEYKGQVTCEDGELYLQLQDLLSDFDSPCVMDCKIGVRTYLEEELAKAKEKTKLRKDMYEKMIQIDPKAPTDEEHRSKGVTKPRYMIWRETISSTATLGFRIDGVKKADGTSSKDFKTTKTREQIVEAFKDFTSNFSNAAPRYLERLKSIRDTLKESPFFRSHELIGSSLLFVHDKRRASIWMIDFAKTVPVPENASIDHNSVWKVGNHEDGYLIGLNNLISIFESLIKDDNGNIDQCYSNVSLDKNVRKDSFDT
- the Ip3k2 gene encoding inositol-trisphosphate 3-kinase B isoform X3 codes for the protein MRATKMTSSHCRSATPPLSRTSSTDLAACPISPDVSRRALSPDLSLNFTRHRPLSPDVLEHCRPLSPDFARRSRSPARPRSLMESLLVAKMEALSTGKLVRTDSMDSCSSFGSMSSLPSDVCRCDDCLLGIVDFYMPNPSEVNKAFRKQSERWRKLRNIVQWTPFFQTYKKQRYPWIQLAGHQGNFKAGPDQGTILKKLCQQEEKCFQLLMKDVLRPFVPEYKGQVTCEDGELYLQLQDLLSDFDSPCVMDCKIGVRTYLEEELAKAKEKTKLRKDMYEKMIQIDPKAPTDEEHRSKGVTKPRYMIWRETISSTATLGFRIDGVKKADGTSSKDFKTTKTREQIVEAFKDFTSNFSNAAPRYLERLKSIRDTLKESPFFRSHELIGSSLLFVHDKRRASIWMIDFAKTVPVPENASIDHNSVWKVGNHEDGYLIGLNNLISIFESLIKDDNGNIDQCYSNVSLDKNVRKDSFDT
- the Ip3k2 gene encoding inositol-trisphosphate 3-kinase A isoform X2; translated protein: MPECTEQFTFTIPIIRYTMEAEDRPTDAERQQLTKKMSLLTPVKIETPDCGRSGRRSSEPTKYYIPPQCNNRLSPRSARKRDTRRNSKTGVKDDSPTKESFGPKPCNCEDCRASSPLPPGYGPQTMSPGYDQMKMSLLEVPWTEDYTEASSDDLSSEWDSDVPEPAPPKQSERWRKLRNIVQWTPFFQTYKKQRYPWIQLAGHQGNFKAGPDQGTILKKLCQQEEKCFQLLMKDVLRPFVPEYKGQVTCEDGELYLQLQDLLSDFDSPCVMDCKIGVRTYLEEELAKAKEKTKLRKDMYEKMIQIDPKAPTDEEHRSKGVTKPRYMIWRETISSTATLGFRIDGVKKADGTSSKDFKTTKTREQIVEAFKDFTSNFSNAAPRYLERLKSIRDTLKESPFFRSHELIGSSLLFVHDKRRASIWMIDFAKTVPVPENASIDHNSVWKVGNHEDGYLIGLNNLISIFESLIKDDNGNIDQCYSNVSLDKNVRKDSFDT